In Zunongwangia sp. HGR-M22, the sequence ATTGGTTGCACCTTCACTAGTATATTCTCTGTGTCCGTAATCATAAATACTACCTCCAGTTAAATCTTGCACAGTTCGAATAGCCTCATTTTCATCTTCAAAAGCACGAGCACGTACTTCACTAACCAAACGTGCCGCTTCAGACTGATCTCTATTTAACCTTAATAAACACTCTGCTTTTATAAACATAGCATCTGCCAGCCTAAAGAATGGTACATCATCACCATAAGTTCCATCGACACCCGGTACAATTTCATTTTTCACAAAACGATAACCTTCCATCATATAAGCTCCTGGATTATCGATAGAATGCACTCTTTTGGTATACACTAAATTTACTTCTCCCTGATCATCAGCATTCATTTTTAAAGGCTCTCCACTATAATAATCATATTGTTGGCCATAAGCCCAAGTATCATCTAAGCGGGAATCATTTTCATGATAAGTATCTATAAACTGAGGTATTGCACAGCTACCATTCCATGGTGCTCCATCATAACCAAAAGCTTTAGCTCCTTCACTGGTAAGTGCTTTATTTACAAGATAATTTGCATTAGCATAGGTGTAATCTAGTGGAATGGCAAAAATAATTTCGTTATTTCCTGCCAAGCTAGCTTTAAAATTGTCTTTATAATTAGCTGATAAAGAATATCCTCCGTTATTAATTATATCATTCACCTGTTCTAAAGCGAGTTCAAAGTATTCAGTATTATCATAATCGTTAAACCACGCATTATGATTTAAATACATTTTTGCCAGAATCATTTCAGCTGCATATTTATTAGGATATCCATAAATTTTTTCCGTTCCTAAATCTTCTTTCACAGCATTAAGCTCTGATACTACAAAATCAAAAACTTCTTCTGGACTGGCTTGCTCTGGCAGATAACCACTTTCTACCAGCTGGGTCGTTTCTAAGGGCACATTTCTAAACAAATCGAATAAAATATAATAGTACAATGCACGCATGGTTCGAAGTCGGGCGCTTTGTAATGGATTTTCTTGAATTTCTGGAAGATCCAGAATTGTATTGGCATAACCAATACCTGAATAAGCATTATCCCAAATTGTACTTAAGTGACCTATATTGGAATTGAAATCATGTTTATGCATCGAAATATAAAGATCTCCCCAACCTACTCCTATACGTAAAGGTGTCATAATCAAGTCTGAAGACTCTTCCTGAATATCGAATAGTCCATTCCACTCCCAATATGTATAGCGTAAATGATTATATACATATCCCGTTAATCTAGAAATATCCTGTTCGTTATTAAAATCGATATCCTCGTTTGTTAAAATACTATGTGTATCTTCAGAAAGATCTGTACAGGAAAATGATGCCAAGAAAAAAACAGCTACACCTGTTAACTTTATTAATTTATGTTTGAATATATTCATGATGTCTTTTTTAGAAGTTTAATTTGGTACCTATTGTGAACGATTTGATTGTAGGGTATTTATCCCTAAAGTCATTCCCGGCAGCATAAAAATCTCTATTATCCAATTCAGGATCCATTCCGCTATAGTCTGTAATTGTTAAAAAGTTTTTAGCAGAACAGTATAGGCGAATATTCGAAATATAATTTGATATTTTTTCAATTTTGAAATTATAACCCAGCGTGATATTATCCAATTTCACAAAATCTCCTTTCTCTAAATAATGACTTACAAAAGCCTGAGCTTGAGCTCCAGATAATGGACGTTCTCCATAAACGGGTTCTGCAGCAGATTTTAAACGATTATATTGGATCGAGTTATTTTCGTAAAACATTCGTTGTGTATTCAAAATATCGAAACCAAACTGACCGCTAATTAATGCAGTTAAATCGAAATTTTTATACCTAAAAGTATTCGTCCATCCCATATAAACAGTAGGGAAACCATTACCAAGATACTGGCGATATTCGTTTGTATTCAAACTTGTGGAATACGGTATAGCTTCACCGGTATTTGGGTCTTCTACCAAGAATAATCCATTCTCTGTTACTCCTACAGATTTTAATCCCCAAAAATTTCCTATTGCCTGGCCTACCTCAACTCTATGTGTAGGAACATTTACCGGATCCCCTGCATAAGCAACATCTAAGTAATCCTCTGTTTCATATAAATCATTTGATAAGCTTAAAAGTTCATTATCATTATGCGTTATTGTAACTGTGGTTTCCCAAGAAAAATCATCGTTGGTTACAGGAAGCGCATTAATCATAAGTTCAAATCCTTGATTTCTAATTGAACCAACATTCGCTAATGTTTGTGCGTAAATATTTGGGGGTAATGGCACATTATATGAATATAATAAATCATCGGTATCCTTTCTATACATATCTAAAGAACCACTTAAACGATTGTTCAAGAAAGAAAAATCAAGCCCTAGGTTAATTTCTGAAGTTCGTTCCCATTTTAAATCTGGATTAGGATTTTGGGTGACCATTAAACCAGCAACCCATTCACCATTTTCATTTACAAAATTTCCGTAATCACTATCATAATTATAAGTTGTTAGAGAAAGATAATTATCATTAGGTCGTTGCCCAGTTACCCCATAACCTGCTCTAATCTTTAAATTATTCATCCAGTTGGCAGAAGTTAAGAATTCTTCATTACTAAGTGTCCAGCCCGCAGATACTGATGGGAAAAGCCCCCATTTGTGATTATCACCAAATTGGGATGAACCCTCTCTACGAATACTCGCAAGCAAATTAAATCGATTGTCGTACCCATATTGAATTCTTCCAAAAAACCCTATTAAACGAGAGTCAATTTTTCCACTACCCATTCCGGCATTACCTTCATTCAGCCTAGAACCAACTCCTATATTATTATAGAGATAGCCATCTGTAGGAAAATCTGAATTGCTGGCATAAAAGTTACTCGTACTAAAATAACTGTAACTATATCCTGCTAATGCACTAAAACGATGACTAGTATTAATATCGAATTCGTAATTGGTAGTAAGTTCCAAAAATTTATCTTCTTTTTTCTCATAACTTTTATAAGCACTACCACTAAATCCGGTAGTTTTAGATGAATAATATCTGGAAGTACTATAGGTAGAAATATCGGTGGCCGCTAAGTTTTTTGCGATTAGAAGATTAGTTACCCAGTTTTTTATTGGTTCAAAGGTAACATTACCAGTAATATTGGTTCTGCGTAATTCACGATCTCCAATTAACTCGTTATTCATCGCTACAGGATTGAAATATTGGTACCGCCCAAATTCTTCAAAATAATCGCCGTTTTCATCGTAAATAGGTGAAGTTGGATTACGAATAATTGCTTGACGATAAACATTGCTTATTCCGGTATCCTCAATATTATTAGGGGTTCTTTTACGCTGCTCAGAAAAGATTTTAAACCCGACTTTTAAAATATCTTTTAAAAGATATTGTTCTAAATTAAGCTGTAATCGTAATTGATCGTTATTCGATTTTTTAATTGTTCCTTCTTCATATCGATAGGAAATGTTTCCTGAATAAGATGTAAGCTCTGATCCTCCATTAATAGTTAGAGCATGATTATGCATAAATCCTGTTTGTGAAATCTTATCCAACCAATCTGTTTCAAAGCCTCCATCACTATAAGAAGTTAATCCGTTACGAATATCTTCCGGAGTCATAAAATCAGCTTCTTTATAAAAATCGGATACCGATACAAAACCATCATAAACTACACTTGTTTTACGGTCGAAAGTACCGGATTTTGTGGTAATAAGAATTACTCCATTTGCACCACGAGTTCCGTAAATAGCTGCGGCACTAGCGTCTTTAAGCACGTCTACTGAAGATATATTTTCTGGAGCAACCATTGTTAAATCTCCAGGAACTCCATCTATGAGGATAAGCGGACTTGTACTACCATTTAATGTAGTTACACCCCGCAACATGATATTCGATTCGTTATTAGGATTTCCAGAGCTATTACTGACTACTAAACCCGCAACTTTCCCTTTAACAAGTTCAGCTGCATCTTGAATTTTTCCAGGGTTAAATTCTTTCTCAGAAACACTAGCAACTGCACTAGTCACCTGGCTTTTATCTTGTTTTCCATAACCAATTACAACAACTTCATTAAGTGATTGTAAATCTTCTTTTAAAGTAACTTCTAGCCTAGATTCAGTTTTAGTGACACTAACTTCTTTTTTTGCATATCCTATAAAACTAAAAACAAGAATAGCATCATCAGATGTTGTATTTAAATTAAATTCACCATCAAAATTAGTGACAGTACCATTATTTGTATCTTTTTCTTTAATAGATACACCAGGTATCGGTACTCCTTTTTCATCCTTAACCATCCCGTTTACTGATGATTGAGCAAATAAAGTTTGTGAAATTATAAGCATTAAGAATAGTGATAAAACCGATATTTTAGGGTTTAAACTATCTTTTAAATAAAATTGTCTTTTTTTAAACATACACACTAGTTTTAATGTTTTTTGATGAATTTAAATCATCAATTATCAAAATAAAATTCAATAATGATAATGTAAAACTACAACTAGACTTAATTATTTTTTAAGATAAAGTTATCATAAAATGATACTATATTAACAAAGTATACACACATATTAAATTATTTAGTAAATACTATTTATTAAATAAAAAAATCAGCCAACTTGGCTGATTTTTATGAATATTAGTGTAGTCTAATTTAGAAACGCTCTAAATCAAATGGCTCCAATAGAACTGAAGTATGATTGGCATCAACAATTTCTGAAATTAATTTTCCGGTAATTGGGCCCAGGCTCCACCCCATCATGGCGTGTCCGGCTGCAACGCTAAGGTTTTTGAATTTTGAAGATTTTCCGATAAACGGTAAACCATCTGGTGAAACCGGTCGTAATCCACTCGTGGCCGATTGTTTTTCTTCAGCAGTTAATGTGAATCCCGAATAATAATTAGAAGCCGCGTGCGCAATTGCTTCAACCCTGTTTGGTAAAATAGTATTGTTATCGCCAGATAATTCCATTGTTCCGGCAAACCTGGTAAAATCTTGCATTGGCGTTACCGCTACTTTAGCTTCAGTAAGAATAGCCGGCAAAGTAATATTGGTCTCCCTGGTAATATTCATGCTATAACCTTTACCGGGTTGGATAGGAATATTAAGACCTAATTTTTTAGCTAGAGGAAATGTCCAACTTCCGGCAGCCAGAATAAATTCATCTGCTTCGATTGTATTTTTTTCCGTAGAAATAGCCTTAATGGTTCTTCCATCTACTTCTAAACCGGTAACCGTTTCCTCTAAAACAAAATTTACTCCTTTATCTTCTAACCACTTTTTTAAATTTTTCATAAATAGATTAGGAGTGCTATGCGCATCACATTCATAATGAACTCCGCCAATTACATCCTCGCTAAACTGAGGTTCCAGATCATGCAAGGCCTTTTTATCCAAAACACTAACATCCAGACCTAATTCTTTTCCTTTTTCAGCAAGTTTAGCTTCGTGCTCTTCGTTCTTCGCACTTTTATAAACCATAAGAAGACCTTTACGCTCCATGTGAAAATCAAAATCTAAAGATTCTAACATCTCAGCGTAAAGGTCTCTACTTTTTTCATTTAATTCCTTAAGCACAGGAATAGCTTTCGCTACTTTTTGTTTCGTTGAAGATTTCTTGAAATACCAGGACCATTTGAAGAAATCCATATCCCAGCGCGGTTTTATATAAAACGGACTAGAATTATTGAACATCCACTTAATTCCCTGGTTAATCATTCCAGGTTCTGCAATTGGCACAAAATGACTGGGAGTCACATAACCGGCGTTAATAAAAGAAGCGCCATCTGTAATATTACCTTTATCTACTATGGTAACATCGTGGCCGGCTTTTACCAAATAATAAGCCGAGCATAAACCAGTAATTCCTCCACCAATAATTGCAACTCTCTTCATAATCTAAATTTTAAAGTACCTGAAATCCGTGAGCATAAGGATCGTCATCATCGATAACGATATTATTATAACCGGTAACCATTGCCCAACCTTCTATACTTGGCACAATAGCTTTTTTACCGCCTAATTCTGTCTCTTCTTCTATTCTTCCAATAAACTTACTACCAATAATACTTTCATGTACAAAAAGATCGCCTTTTTTCAACTTACCTTTTGCATACCAATGCGCCATTCTTGCTGAAGTTCCTGTACCGCATGGTGAACGATCTATAGCTTTATCGCCATAAAAAACAGCATTACGCGCTGTAGAAGTTTCATCTATCACTGCACCTGTCCATTGCATATGACTTAAACCATGTATCGTAGGATCTTCTGGATGAATAAATTCGTGAGCTTGGTTTAATTTACTTCTTAATTCCCTGCTCCACGTAATTAATTCACTAGCCTGATAATGCTCTAAACCTTTAAAGTTTTCCTGAACTTCTACAATAGCATAAAAATTACCACCGTACGCAACATCAACTTTTAAATCACCAAGAACATCGCTATCTACAATGATATCTTCTTTCGCTAAATACGATTTGATATTAACGATCTTAACCGACTTTACTTTTTTTCCTTCCTGAACATAACTCACTTTTACGAGTCCCGCCGGAGTTTCTAGCCTTAGCGTTCCTGGATTTTTAGGAGAAACCAAACCTTCTTCGATAGCAACCGTTACGGTACCAATCGTACCGTGCCCGCACATTGGCAGGCATCCACTGGTTTCTATAAAAAGAATTCCGCAGTCATTTTGGGGATCTGAAGGCGGAAACAAAATGCTTCCGCTCATCATATCATGACCGCGTGGTTCGAACATCAAACCACGACGAATCCAATCGTATTCCCGCATAAAATTCTGACGCTTTTCACTCATGTTCTTTCCTTCGATAAATGGGCCGCCACCAGCAACCACTCTTACCGGATTCCCACAAGTATGGGCATCAACACAAAAAAAAGTTTTTCTTGCCATTAAAGTCTATAAGCTATCTGTTGTGTATTTATTATTGATATTACGCAAAATGCCTAAAGGATTTTCATCTTTTAACGCCTGCGGAAGCAATGTCTGTGGCCAGTCCTGGAAAGAAACCGGACGCACCCATCGTTGTACCGCTGTTAATCCTACTGAAGTAAATTTAGCATTAGAAGTTGCCGGGAATGGCCCACCATGCGTCATTGCCGCACAAACTTCTACCCCTGTTGGTACACTGTTATAGATAATTCTACCTACAGTATCGGTTAAAGTGTCGATAATCGTTGCAAATTCACTTAATTCTTTTTCTTCGGAATTTAATACCGTACCGGTTAGCTGTCCTTCTAATTGCTGAAGCACTTCGGCCAATTCGGTTTTATCTTTACATTTTACAACTACTGAAAAAGGCCCAAATACTTCTTTATGAAAGTTTTTATTCTGAAGGAAATTAGCACCAGAAACGGTGATTACCTGCTGTCTACCAAAGTTTGGCGCAACTTCACCATCGTATTTGCTTACTTCATTATAGCCTTCCTGTTCTAAAACTTCAGATTTTGAAGCTTCGTATTGATTTTGAATCCCAGGACTCAACATTACTGAAGGGGCAAGATTCGATAAATTCTCACCTAATTTTTCAACAAAACTATCTAAAGCAGCGCTCTCTATTCCTAAAATTAGTCCGGGATTTGTACAAAATTGTCCACATCCAGCAGTGATCGAACCTGCATATTGCTCGGCCCAAAAATCTCCTTTAGCTTTTAAAGCAGATGGTAAAGCCAAAACAGGATTAATACTTCCCATTTCTGCGTAAACCGGGATAGGCTCTGGGCGATCTGCAGCTAATTTAGTAAGCGCAGTTCCTGCTTTATAACTTCCGGTAAATCCAACCGCTTTTATTTTTGGATGTTTTACCAGCCACTCACCTACTTCAATTCCTTTAGAGTTTAAGTTAGAGAAAACGCCATCTGGCATTCCGGTTTTCTTAGCGGCTTTAATAATCGCTTCAGCAACCAATTCTCCTGTACCAGCATGTAATGGATGAGATTTTACGATAACCGGAGAACCCGATGCCAATGCACTGGCAGTATCCCCACCAGCAGTAGAAAATGCAAATGGGAAATTACTTGCTCCAAAAACAGCTACCGGCCCAAAAGGCACCTGCATTCTTCGAATATCAGGTTTTCCTTCAGGATTGCTAATAATGGCTTCTACCCAACTCCCTTCTTTCAGCATTTCGGCAAAAGCTCGTAACTGGTTACAAGTTCTAGCAAATTCTCCATTAGAACGTCCTTCTGGCAAGCCGGATTCTGCTCTGTAAATTTCTTTTAAAGCTTCAGCATTTGCCTCTAATTCCTCAGCAATTGCTTCTAAAAATCTAGCTTTTTCAGCATCAGATTTTTGTTTGTACACTTTAAAAGCGGCGGCGGCTTTTTCTACTGCCGCATCAACCTCTTGTGTTGTTGCCTCGGTAAAAATAGCAGCAGTTTCTTTATTTTCTTTTGGATCAAAAGTTTTAAAGGTAACATCACCTTTACTGGAAAGCTCCTCACCAATATAATTTTTTCCTGTAATCATGCTTTCTGTTTTCTTGATTTATAAAGATTTGTATTCTACTAATTCTGGCCTTACCGCCATTGCGGCATCAATAATTCCCTGAACTCGTTCTCTTTCTGCTCCCTGTAATACTAATCTTGGTGCTCTTACATACTCGGTTCCTAAACCAGTTGCAACTTCAGCCAATTTGATATTTTGTACTAATTGCGGAGAGATGTCCAATTCTAATAATGGCATAAACCATCTGTAGATTCTTAAAGCTTCTTCAATATTACCAGCTTTTACTAATTTATAGATTGCCACAGTTTCTGCCGGATAAGCGGCTACCAATCCAGCAACCCAACCATCTGCACCAGCAACCATACTTTCTAATGCTAATGTATCTACACCACATAAGATCTTGATACGATCACCAAACTTATTTTTTAAACGTGTAACATTACTAATATCACGAGTAGATTCTTTTACTGCTTCGATCGTAGGACAATCTGCTAAAAGTTCTTCGAACATCTCGATAGTTACTTCAATCTTGTAATCTACAGGGTTGTTATAAATCATAATTGGCAGTGAAGTGCTTTTTGCGATCTCTTTAAAATATACTACGGTCTCGTGATCTGTAGCTTTATAACGCATTGGTGGTAACAACATTAATCCTTGTGCTCCCCATGCTTCTGCATTTTTTGCAACTTCGATCGCTTCCTTTGTAGATTGCTCGGCAATGTTAATGATTACCGGCACCTGTCCTGCTGTAATTTCTAAAGTCTTTTTTACAAGTGTTTCCTTTTCTGCCGGTGTCAGAGTACTAGCTTCACCCAAAGTTCCTCCTAAGATGATTCCGTTTACACCTGCTTCCAGTTGTGCGTTAATGTTCTTTTCAAAGGTTACTAAATCCAGTTCATCATCTTTTGTGAATTTAGTGGTTACTGCGGGCATTACCCCTTCCCATTTAATTGCCATGTGTCTATTTTTTTAACAAAAATATGGGCATTAAATCGCTTTCAATTTGTATTGATTATCTAAACATGATACGATATTATCATATAAATTGACTAATTCGGTTTTTTTTAATAATATTTACAAAAACTCACACTAATGAAAGTCCTTCCGTTTAAAATCCCAAAACCCGAAAAAGAAGCCCTTGTATATCAGGAAGATCATGAAATTATATTTTATGATAAACTTCACCAGCACGAGGAGATACAAATTAGCTATATTATGGAAGGTAGCGGCTCTTTAATTGTTGGTGATAGTATTAACGAATATCAGCCACATGACATCCTTATTATAGGAGAAAATATTCCGCATGTTTTTAGAAGTGATGCAGAGGCTCATCCAAATTCGATAATGTACACGCTGTTTTTTACCAAAAAGTCCTTCGGAAAAGAATTCTTCAACCTTACTGATCTTAGCGGAATCCAGAAGTTTTTTGATGAATCTGAATACGGAATGAAAATTAAGGCTGATGAAAAAAAGTTTCATCTTTTTAATAATCTGAAGCGGCAAAGTAAAATTGAAAGAGTAGCTACTTTACTATTATTACTGAATGAACTTACGCATGCCGAGCGGCAACCATTGTCTTCTTTCGTTTACCAGAAAAAATATACAGAGGATGAAGGAAAACGAATGAATGATGTTTTTCAATATGCTATGGATAACTTTCAGGATAATATTTCTTTAGATGATATTGCAGATATTGCTTTTATGAGTAAAAATGCTTTTTGCCGATATTTTAAGAAAAGAACCAATAAAACGTTTTTTCAGTTTTTAATTGAAATAAGGATAGAACATGCCTGCAAGTTATTGTATAAAGATCAGGACTTATCGGTATCGGCGATCTCTGAACTTTGTGGATTTCAGAACATCGCCAATTTTAACCGAAAGTTTAAGGAATTAAAAGGAATTACGCCTACACAATACAGGCAGCAAAACGATTAATTCTCATCTTCTATATTATTTCAATCCGTTATGCTCCAAGAAATAATTAGTAATCAAAGTATACAAGTGGATCGAAGTGTTTTTTCCTTCGTAAATATGATGCGCCCTGTTAGGATAAGCCATCATGTCGAATTGCTTGTTATTTCGAATTAGCTCATTCACCAAATATTCCATATTTTGATAATGCACATTATCATCTCCGGTTCCGTGAATTAGTAATAAATTTCCTTCCAGATTTTTAGCATAGGTTACCGGCGAACCTTCAATAAACTTTTTTTTATCTTCACTAGGCAATCCCATATAACGCTCCTGGTAAATATTATCGTAGAATAACTGATTGGTAACTCCGGCTACAGCCACTCCTGTTTGATAAACTTCAGGATATCTGAATAACAAATTCTGAGTCATCGAGCCTCCACCACTCCAGCCCCAAACATTCACGAATTTTTCATCCAGAAAATCGTAATTTGCAAGCACTTTTTTAGCTGCCGCCGCCTGATCGTTGGTATTAAGTACGCCCATATTTTGGTAAATACTTTTTCGCCAATCACTGCCTTTTAAAGTTGGCGTTCCGCGATTATCAATACTTATCACTACAAATCCTTGTTGTGCCATAAAAAGCTCGTACAACCCAACCCATTGATCGGTCGCCACAACTCCCCAAGGCTCGCCATACACATGAAAAAGGACCGGATATTTTTTAGCCGAATCAAAATTTAATGGCTTGGTCATTCTAGCATCCATTTCGATTCCGTTCTCAGTCATGACTTTAAAAAATGACGTTTCTGGTAAGGCTAATGAACTTAATTTGTTTTTCAACCGTTCATTATCAACTAAAGTTTTAACCGATTTATGTTTGGGCAAATTCACTAAATTCACCGTATTTGGTGTGCTAACATTCGTAAATTTATGGATAGCATATTTTCCATTAGGCGAAACATCATACGTATTTACGCCTTCAAATTGTTGCGGAGTAACTTTGGTTAGTTTTCCATTTCCATTTAATGGTACCTTGTATAAATAGCGTTGCGTAGCATTATCTGGTGAAGCTACAATATATAAATTTTTATCATCAGTTTGGTAATACGTGGCTACATCATAATCGCCGGGCGTAAGCAATGTCTTTTTACCCGATTCCAAATCAATTTTATAGATATGGCGCCAACCATCAGTTTCCGTCATTCGTAAAAACGACGTTCCATCATCCACGATTAGCTGATCGTTATTGCCCCATTGGTTCGAAGAAATATCCGGATAGCGCAAATCTACCCAGGTTTCTTCAGTTTCGGTATACATTTTTTTTAATGCGGAAGTTGAAAGTTTATACGTAAAAATATTGAGCTCGTTTTGCTTTCTATTCATTTGCTGAATAAGCACCAAATCTTCATTAAGCCATTGCATCGCCGGTAAATAATGCTGAACAGGATCGCCCGGCATCGGTATCCACGTTACTTCGGAAGTTTTTGTATCTATAATTCCAACTTTTGCTGAAGAAGGATTGAATCCTGCTTTTGGATATTGCAGCGCAATCGGTTCAGAATATACCGAATCGGTATTATTGATCATGTAGAAGGTGCCAATTTCTGAAGCATCTAATTGCCAAAACGCAATTTTTGAAGCATCCGGACTCCAAATAAAACCATCGCGCATTCCAAATTCTTCTTCATACACCCAATCGAACGTTCCGTTAATGATATCGCCTGTTCCATCTTCGGTTAGCTGAGTAAGCTCTCCGGTTTTAAAATTCTCTTTATAAATATTGAAATTATGCACATAAGCTACAAATTGATTATCTTCAGAAAACTTAGCGAACATCAATGAGGAAGATGGAAAATCTTTTCCTAATTGTTTTAATTCTTTGGTATCAAAATCGTACACCCAAAAATCACCTTTGGTATTCGAACGCCAAACTCGGCTGGAGTTTGTAAAAATTAAAACCTTGCTTCCATCTGGAGATAACGAAAAATCTTCTATTGCCAGGTTTTTACCATTTATATTAAGATTATTGGCTGCTAAATAAGTGCTTGATTTGTAGTTTTTACTCTCGTAACGAATAAGTTCATCATTGCCTGCTTTATCTTTTTCGATACTGACAAAAGCATCGCCCTCTTCTATCCAGAAAATAGGACGCTGGTAATCACTACTAAATTCCGAAGAAGAATAAATACGTCCTAAGGTTAATAAAGAATCATTTTCTTGTGCACTACTAGAAAATGGAAAAAATAATAATAAAATTATTCCAACTAAGTTTAATTTGGTCATTTTGTTATAATTGGTTTACGGTTTTTTGCTATTAGCTATCAATATTTAATACTATATTGATTGCATTTTCTTACCAACGTCATCCAGAACGTAATAAAGGTATCTATATGCAATACATTTTCTCGAACTCGTTACGTCATTCCGTGCTTGACACGGAATCTCATCCTGCTATTCAGAATCTGCGAAGCATGATGGGATGCTGAATCAAGTTCAGCATGACGATCAAAGAAGCGTTCTGACTGCCAATTATTCACGATTCAGCATTCAAAATTTAAAATTGATCCTCTCTCAATAGCTCAAAATTCATTTTCAAATCAGCACAGTATCAAATCAAATCTATTTTCTATACTCTAACAGCAAAGCGATCTAAAATCTAACTTCTCAATACTTACTTTCAACACAAATAGAGATTTCTCCATTCCGCTATGCTCCTGTGGAAATGACAAAAGAACATTCAACATTCAAAATTCATTTTCAAATCATCACATTTTCAAATTAAATCAAGTTTATTTTCTATACTCTAACAGCAAAGCAATCTAACTTCTCAATACTCAATACTCAATTCTAACTACTAACTTACTCACTTACTCACTTCTAAAGATCGGTTCTATAAAATAAGTATAGCTGTAATTCTTAGGTTTTAGCTGATATTTTTCCCAGGTTTTGGCACCCCAACTATTATCGCCA encodes:
- a CDS encoding S9 family peptidase; translation: MTKLNLVGIILLLFFPFSSSAQENDSLLTLGRIYSSSEFSSDYQRPIFWIEEGDAFVSIEKDKAGNDELIRYESKNYKSSTYLAANNLNINGKNLAIEDFSLSPDGSKVLIFTNSSRVWRSNTKGDFWVYDFDTKELKQLGKDFPSSSLMFAKFSEDNQFVAYVHNFNIYKENFKTGELTQLTEDGTGDIINGTFDWVYEEEFGMRDGFIWSPDASKIAFWQLDASEIGTFYMINNTDSVYSEPIALQYPKAGFNPSSAKVGIIDTKTSEVTWIPMPGDPVQHYLPAMQWLNEDLVLIQQMNRKQNELNIFTYKLSTSALKKMYTETEETWVDLRYPDISSNQWGNNDQLIVDDGTSFLRMTETDGWRHIYKIDLESGKKTLLTPGDYDVATYYQTDDKNLYIVASPDNATQRYLYKVPLNGNGKLTKVTPQQFEGVNTYDVSPNGKYAIHKFTNVSTPNTVNLVNLPKHKSVKTLVDNERLKNKLSSLALPETSFFKVMTENGIEMDARMTKPLNFDSAKKYPVLFHVYGEPWGVVATDQWVGLYELFMAQQGFVVISIDNRGTPTLKGSDWRKSIYQNMGVLNTNDQAAAAKKVLANYDFLDEKFVNVWGWSGGGSMTQNLLFRYPEVYQTGVAVAGVTNQLFYDNIYQERYMGLPSEDKKKFIEGSPVTYAKNLEGNLLLIHGTGDDNVHYQNMEYLVNELIRNNKQFDMMAYPNRAHHIYEGKNTSIHLYTLITNYFLEHNGLK
- a CDS encoding helix-turn-helix domain-containing protein; this translates as MKVLPFKIPKPEKEALVYQEDHEIIFYDKLHQHEEIQISYIMEGSGSLIVGDSINEYQPHDILIIGENIPHVFRSDAEAHPNSIMYTLFFTKKSFGKEFFNLTDLSGIQKFFDESEYGMKIKADEKKFHLFNNLKRQSKIERVATLLLLLNELTHAERQPLSSFVYQKKYTEDEGKRMNDVFQYAMDNFQDNISLDDIADIAFMSKNAFCRYFKKRTNKTFFQFLIEIRIEHACKLLYKDQDLSVSAISELCGFQNIANFNRKFKELKGITPTQYRQQND
- a CDS encoding dihydrodipicolinate synthase family protein, with translation MAIKWEGVMPAVTTKFTKDDELDLVTFEKNINAQLEAGVNGIILGGTLGEASTLTPAEKETLVKKTLEITAGQVPVIINIAEQSTKEAIEVAKNAEAWGAQGLMLLPPMRYKATDHETVVYFKEIAKSTSLPIMIYNNPVDYKIEVTIEMFEELLADCPTIEAVKESTRDISNVTRLKNKFGDRIKILCGVDTLALESMVAGADGWVAGLVAAYPAETVAIYKLVKAGNIEEALRIYRWFMPLLELDISPQLVQNIKLAEVATGLGTEYVRAPRLVLQGAERERVQGIIDAAMAVRPELVEYKSL
- a CDS encoding aldehyde dehydrogenase (NADP(+)) yields the protein MITGKNYIGEELSSKGDVTFKTFDPKENKETAAIFTEATTQEVDAAVEKAAAAFKVYKQKSDAEKARFLEAIAEELEANAEALKEIYRAESGLPEGRSNGEFARTCNQLRAFAEMLKEGSWVEAIISNPEGKPDIRRMQVPFGPVAVFGASNFPFAFSTAGGDTASALASGSPVIVKSHPLHAGTGELVAEAIIKAAKKTGMPDGVFSNLNSKGIEVGEWLVKHPKIKAVGFTGSYKAGTALTKLAADRPEPIPVYAEMGSINPVLALPSALKAKGDFWAEQYAGSITAGCGQFCTNPGLILGIESAALDSFVEKLGENLSNLAPSVMLSPGIQNQYEASKSEVLEQEGYNEVSKYDGEVAPNFGRQQVITVSGANFLQNKNFHKEVFGPFSVVVKCKDKTELAEVLQQLEGQLTGTVLNSEEKELSEFATIIDTLTDTVGRIIYNSVPTGVEVCAAMTHGGPFPATSNAKFTSVGLTAVQRWVRPVSFQDWPQTLLPQALKDENPLGILRNINNKYTTDSL